From Eptesicus fuscus isolate TK198812 chromosome 14, DD_ASM_mEF_20220401, whole genome shotgun sequence, one genomic window encodes:
- the STEAP4 gene encoding metalloreductase STEAP4, giving the protein MEKTSTDTLPLTMIPPEEQETVCIFGTGDFGRSLGLKMTQCGYSIVFGSRNPRTSSLLPYGAEVLGYSEAAQKSDIIIIAIHREHYDLLPALTEVLRGKILVDVSNNLKIHQYPESNAEYLAQLVPGAHVVKAFNTISAWALQSGALDASRQVFICGNDSKAKQRVMDIVRALGLTPLDQGSLLAASEIENYPLQLFPMWKFPFYFSAILCVFLFVYCVIRDVVYPYVNEKKDHTFRIAVSIPNRVFPIAALTLLAVVYLPGVIAAILQLYQGTKYWRFPNWLDHWMLCRKQLGLIALGFAFLHVIYTLLIPIRYYVRWRLGNLTATQAISKKENPFSITNAWLSDSYLSLGVLGFFFFVLLGITSLPSVSNMVNWREFRFVQSKLGYLTLILCTAHTLIYGGDRFLSPSSLRWYLPSAYILALIIPCTVLVIKFILILPCIDKTLTRIRQGWERNSKFSKSALNGQTDI; this is encoded by the exons ATGGAGAAAACTTCTACAGATACACTTCCTCTTACAATGATTCCTCCAGAAGAGCAAGAGACTGTGTGTATTTTTGGAACTGGAGACTTTGGAAGATCACTAGGACTTAAAATGACCCAGTGTGGTTATTCAATTGTCTTTGGAAGTCGAAACCCCAGGACATCCAGCCTGCTGCCCTATGGTGCAGAGGTCTTGGGCTATTCGGAAGCGGCCCAGAAATCTGACATCATAATCATAGCAATCCACAGGGAACATTACGATCTTCTCCCAGCACTAACTGAGGTTCTCCGTGGGAAAATATTGGTCGATGTCAGCAACAACCTCAAAATCCATCAGTACCCAGAATCTAATGCAGAGTACCTTGCTCAACTGGTGCCGGGAGCCCACGTAGTGAAAGCATTTAACACCATCTCAGCGTGGGCTCTCCAGTCGGGAGCACTGGACGCAAGTCGGCAG GTGTTCATCTGCGGAAATGACAGCAAAGCCAAGCAAAGAGTGATGGATATAGTTCGTGCTCTTGGGCTGACTCCGTTGGACCAAGGATCTCTCTTGGCAGCCAGTGAAATTGAAAACTACCCCCTGCAACTATTTCCAATGTGGAAGTTCCCCTTCTACTTCTCTGCTATTCTGTGTGTCTTCTTGTTTGTCTACTGTGTTATCAGAGACGTAGTCTACCCTTATGTTAATGAAAAGAAGGATCACACATTTCGCATTGCTGTTTCCATCCCAAATCGTGTCTTTCCCATAGCGGCCCTGACACTGCTCGCCGTGGTTTACCTCCCTGGCGTCATTGCTGCCATCCTGCAGCTGTACCAAGGAACGAAATACTGGCGGTTCCCAAACTGGCTTGACCACTGGATGCTTTGCAGAAAGCAGCTTGGCTTGATAGCACTGGGATTTGCCTTCCTTCACGTCATCTACACACTGTTGATTCCTATTCGTTACTATGTTCGGTGGAGGCTGGGAAACTTAACCGCTACCCAG GCAATATCCAAGAAAGAAAATCCATTTAGTATCACTAATGCCTGGCTTAGTGATTCATATCTGTCTTTGGGAGTCCTCGGATTTTTCTTCTTCGTCCTCTTGGGGATCACTTCCTTGCCATCCGTTAGCAACATGGTCAACTGGAGAGAGTTCCGATTTGTCCAG TCCAAACTGGGTTATTTGACCCTGATCTTGTGCACAGCTCACACCCTGATTTATGGCGGAGACAGATTCCTCAGCCCTTCCAGTCTCAGGTGGTATCTTCCTTCAGCTTACATACTAGCACTCATCATTCCTTGCACCGTGCTGGTGATCAAGTTTATCCTCATCCTGCCATGTATAGACAAGACCCTCACACGGATCCGCCAGGGTTGGGAAAGGAACTCAAAATTCTCTAAATCAGCACTGAATGGACAAACAGATATTTAA